The following coding sequences are from one Oncorhynchus nerka isolate Pitt River linkage group LG6, Oner_Uvic_2.0, whole genome shotgun sequence window:
- the LOC115130164 gene encoding neutrophil cytosol factor 2-like isoform X2 — protein MSFVNTLKQWDEAVACFERGDSAASLGTFLDIQEKNSKIFFNVGCLHLINKNLDAAEKAFDGSIGKDGHLAVAFFQRALTFYKKERYEESLADFQHAFRELRGNQLIDYKPLGLRYKLYACEVLHNMALAHAQLGQWEKAKETILTALKLRTEAKLSHIDRGLECILKKKVFEPVEVPAKVLFKPNKNYVAELEKKDYLGKAKVVSSIVFQDDFSGFAPLQPQVEEVPTRPKVPEVLRALEEGEPHTVLFEFVPETSDELAVVPGNIVFVLNSGEDNWASVIFNERRGLVPYNFLERLEITLSSKQDQDGTDKDDIPAPPRGEPLKRPQRKSALAAENQSIGDTETESCQIEESSLCVVKVHFTYTITMCMVPGLPYTTTLEKISNKLGLPAMAITLSYAHLDSGKIVIDEDTRMEDVWSCVHNGRLTLWCDLKEGMSEQLQSQNQLMALHSYESSTPEDLEFHQGDTILLLSKAKFSVHVKG, from the exons ATGTCATTTGTGAATACTCTAAAACAGTGGGATGAGGCAGTGGCCTGTTTTGAACGGGGGGACTCTGCTGCTTCCCTTGGAACATTTCTGGACATCCAGGAAAAGAACTCCAAAATCTTTTTCAACGTTGGCTGTCTACATTTGATTAATAAGAACCTAGATGCAGCTGAAAAG GCTTTCGATGGCAGTATCGGAAAGGATGGACACTTGGCTGTTGCATTCTTTCAAAGGGCATTGACATTCTACAAAAAAGAGAG GTATGAGGAGTCTTTAGCTGATTTTCAACATGCCTTCAGGGAGTTGAGGGGGAACCAGCTGATTGACTACAAACCTCTTGGTCTGAGATACAAATTATATGCTTGTGAG GTACTGCACAACATGGCGCTGGCCCATGCTCAGCTGGGTCAGTGGGAGAAAGCCAAAGAGACCATCCTGACTGCTCTGAAACTCAGGACTGAGGCCAAACTCAGCCACATTGACAGAGGTCTGGAGTGCATCCTG AAGAAGAAGGTGTTTGAGCCAGTTGAGGTCCCAGCGAAAGTTCTGTTCAAGCCAAACAAGAACTACGTGGCTGAACTGGAGAAGAAGGACTACCTGGGCAAGGCCAAG GTTGTTTCTTCCATCGTCTTTCAGGATGATTTCTCTGGCTTTGCTCCGTTACAGCCACAG GTTGAAGAGGTTCCTACCAGACCAAAGGTGCCTGAAGTTCTGAG GGCACTGGAGGAGGGTGAGCCTCACACTGTCCTCTTTGAGTTTGTCCCTGAGACAAGTGATGAGTTAGCTGTGGTGCCTGGCAATATCGTCTTTGTGCTGAACAGCGGAGAAGACAACTGGGCATCTGTCATCTTCAATGAAAGA AGGGGACTTGTTCCTTATAACTTCCTGGAGCGTTTGGAAATAACCTTATCATCTAAGCAAGATCAG GATGGGACAGACAAGGATGACATCCCAGCTCCACCTAGAGGAGAACCACTGAAAAGACCTCAAAGAAAATCTG CTTTGGCTGCTGAAAATCAGAGCATTGGGGACACAGAAACGGAG TCTTGCCAGATTGAAGAGTCATCACTGTGTGTAGTGAAAGTGCACTTCACATACACCATAACAATGTGCATGGTGCCTGGACTTCCCTACACAACCACTCTGGAGAAAATCAGTAACAAACTGGGCCTTCCTGCCATGGCAATCACCTTGAG CTATGCCCACTTAGATTCTGGTAAAATAGTGATAGATGAGGACACGAGGATGGAAGATGTTTGGAGCTGTGTCCACAATGGTCgtctaacactgtggtgtgatctCAAAGAG GGTATGAGTGAGCAGCTGCAAAGCCAGAATCAACTGATGGCCCTTCATTCCTACGAGTCTTCAACTCCAGAGGACCTTGAGTTCCATCAAGGAGATACCATCTTACTTCTCTCCAAAG CAAAGTTCTCCGTCCACGTGAAGGGTTGA
- the LOC115130164 gene encoding neutrophil cytosol factor 2-like isoform X1, which translates to MSFVNTLKQWDEAVACFERGDSAASLGTFLDIQEKNSKIFFNVGCLHLINKNLDAAEKAFDGSIGKDGHLAVAFFQRALTFYKKERYEESLADFQHAFRELRGNQLIDYKPLGLRYKLYACEVLHNMALAHAQLGQWEKAKETILTALKLRTEAKLSHIDRGLECILKKKVFEPVEVPAKVLFKPNKNYVAELEKKDYLGKAKVVSSIVFQDDFSGFAPLQPQVEEVPTRPKVPEVLRALEEGEPHTVLFEFVPETSDELAVVPGNIVFVLNSGEDNWASVIFNERRGLVPYNFLERLEITLSSKQDQDGTDKDDIPAPPRGEPLKRPQRKSALAAENQSIGDTETESCQIEESSLCVVKVHFTYTITMCMVPGLPYTTTLEKISNKLGLPAMAITLSYAHLDSGKIVIDEDTRMEDVWSCVHNGRLTLWCDLKEGMSEQLQSQNQLMALHSYESSTPEDLEFHQGDTILLLSKVNEDWFEGQCNGKIGIFPASFVEEVPMKDK; encoded by the exons ATGTCATTTGTGAATACTCTAAAACAGTGGGATGAGGCAGTGGCCTGTTTTGAACGGGGGGACTCTGCTGCTTCCCTTGGAACATTTCTGGACATCCAGGAAAAGAACTCCAAAATCTTTTTCAACGTTGGCTGTCTACATTTGATTAATAAGAACCTAGATGCAGCTGAAAAG GCTTTCGATGGCAGTATCGGAAAGGATGGACACTTGGCTGTTGCATTCTTTCAAAGGGCATTGACATTCTACAAAAAAGAGAG GTATGAGGAGTCTTTAGCTGATTTTCAACATGCCTTCAGGGAGTTGAGGGGGAACCAGCTGATTGACTACAAACCTCTTGGTCTGAGATACAAATTATATGCTTGTGAG GTACTGCACAACATGGCGCTGGCCCATGCTCAGCTGGGTCAGTGGGAGAAAGCCAAAGAGACCATCCTGACTGCTCTGAAACTCAGGACTGAGGCCAAACTCAGCCACATTGACAGAGGTCTGGAGTGCATCCTG AAGAAGAAGGTGTTTGAGCCAGTTGAGGTCCCAGCGAAAGTTCTGTTCAAGCCAAACAAGAACTACGTGGCTGAACTGGAGAAGAAGGACTACCTGGGCAAGGCCAAG GTTGTTTCTTCCATCGTCTTTCAGGATGATTTCTCTGGCTTTGCTCCGTTACAGCCACAG GTTGAAGAGGTTCCTACCAGACCAAAGGTGCCTGAAGTTCTGAG GGCACTGGAGGAGGGTGAGCCTCACACTGTCCTCTTTGAGTTTGTCCCTGAGACAAGTGATGAGTTAGCTGTGGTGCCTGGCAATATCGTCTTTGTGCTGAACAGCGGAGAAGACAACTGGGCATCTGTCATCTTCAATGAAAGA AGGGGACTTGTTCCTTATAACTTCCTGGAGCGTTTGGAAATAACCTTATCATCTAAGCAAGATCAG GATGGGACAGACAAGGATGACATCCCAGCTCCACCTAGAGGAGAACCACTGAAAAGACCTCAAAGAAAATCTG CTTTGGCTGCTGAAAATCAGAGCATTGGGGACACAGAAACGGAG TCTTGCCAGATTGAAGAGTCATCACTGTGTGTAGTGAAAGTGCACTTCACATACACCATAACAATGTGCATGGTGCCTGGACTTCCCTACACAACCACTCTGGAGAAAATCAGTAACAAACTGGGCCTTCCTGCCATGGCAATCACCTTGAG CTATGCCCACTTAGATTCTGGTAAAATAGTGATAGATGAGGACACGAGGATGGAAGATGTTTGGAGCTGTGTCCACAATGGTCgtctaacactgtggtgtgatctCAAAGAG GGTATGAGTGAGCAGCTGCAAAGCCAGAATCAACTGATGGCCCTTCATTCCTACGAGTCTTCAACTCCAGAGGACCTTGAGTTCCATCAAGGAGATACCATCTTACTTCTCTCCAAAG TCAATGAAGACTGGTTTGAGGGACAGTGCAACGGGAAGATTGGCATATTCCCAGCATCCTTTGTGGAAGAAGTTCCCATGAAAGATAAATAA
- the LOC115130164 gene encoding neutrophil cytosol factor 2-like isoform X3, with product MQLKRYEESLADFQHAFRELRGNQLIDYKPLGLRYKLYACEVLHNMALAHAQLGQWEKAKETILTALKLRTEAKLSHIDRGLECILKKKVFEPVEVPAKVLFKPNKNYVAELEKKDYLGKAKVVSSIVFQDDFSGFAPLQPQVEEVPTRPKVPEVLRALEEGEPHTVLFEFVPETSDELAVVPGNIVFVLNSGEDNWASVIFNERRGLVPYNFLERLEITLSSKQDQDGTDKDDIPAPPRGEPLKRPQRKSALAAENQSIGDTETESCQIEESSLCVVKVHFTYTITMCMVPGLPYTTTLEKISNKLGLPAMAITLSYAHLDSGKIVIDEDTRMEDVWSCVHNGRLTLWCDLKEGMSEQLQSQNQLMALHSYESSTPEDLEFHQGDTILLLSKVNEDWFEGQCNGKIGIFPASFVEEVPMKDK from the exons ATGCAGCTGAAAAG GTATGAGGAGTCTTTAGCTGATTTTCAACATGCCTTCAGGGAGTTGAGGGGGAACCAGCTGATTGACTACAAACCTCTTGGTCTGAGATACAAATTATATGCTTGTGAG GTACTGCACAACATGGCGCTGGCCCATGCTCAGCTGGGTCAGTGGGAGAAAGCCAAAGAGACCATCCTGACTGCTCTGAAACTCAGGACTGAGGCCAAACTCAGCCACATTGACAGAGGTCTGGAGTGCATCCTG AAGAAGAAGGTGTTTGAGCCAGTTGAGGTCCCAGCGAAAGTTCTGTTCAAGCCAAACAAGAACTACGTGGCTGAACTGGAGAAGAAGGACTACCTGGGCAAGGCCAAG GTTGTTTCTTCCATCGTCTTTCAGGATGATTTCTCTGGCTTTGCTCCGTTACAGCCACAG GTTGAAGAGGTTCCTACCAGACCAAAGGTGCCTGAAGTTCTGAG GGCACTGGAGGAGGGTGAGCCTCACACTGTCCTCTTTGAGTTTGTCCCTGAGACAAGTGATGAGTTAGCTGTGGTGCCTGGCAATATCGTCTTTGTGCTGAACAGCGGAGAAGACAACTGGGCATCTGTCATCTTCAATGAAAGA AGGGGACTTGTTCCTTATAACTTCCTGGAGCGTTTGGAAATAACCTTATCATCTAAGCAAGATCAG GATGGGACAGACAAGGATGACATCCCAGCTCCACCTAGAGGAGAACCACTGAAAAGACCTCAAAGAAAATCTG CTTTGGCTGCTGAAAATCAGAGCATTGGGGACACAGAAACGGAG TCTTGCCAGATTGAAGAGTCATCACTGTGTGTAGTGAAAGTGCACTTCACATACACCATAACAATGTGCATGGTGCCTGGACTTCCCTACACAACCACTCTGGAGAAAATCAGTAACAAACTGGGCCTTCCTGCCATGGCAATCACCTTGAG CTATGCCCACTTAGATTCTGGTAAAATAGTGATAGATGAGGACACGAGGATGGAAGATGTTTGGAGCTGTGTCCACAATGGTCgtctaacactgtggtgtgatctCAAAGAG GGTATGAGTGAGCAGCTGCAAAGCCAGAATCAACTGATGGCCCTTCATTCCTACGAGTCTTCAACTCCAGAGGACCTTGAGTTCCATCAAGGAGATACCATCTTACTTCTCTCCAAAG TCAATGAAGACTGGTTTGAGGGACAGTGCAACGGGAAGATTGGCATATTCCCAGCATCCTTTGTGGAAGAAGTTCCCATGAAAGATAAATAA
- the dph2 gene encoding 2-(3-amino-3-carboxypropyl)histidine synthase subunit 2 has protein sequence MTDAFSTNSELVLQRVLDVTAEKDVHCRNLDEHYQIKATCHFINDHQFKKVALQFPDEVLVDSIAIAAEIEKGTKAKLFILGDTSYGSCCVDEVAAEHVGADCIVHYGRACLSPSRRLPLMYVFERKPVVLETCVSSFRELYPNRQSHVILLYDVNYDHINDDLLALLSSEYPNISASTLHVDGELCYSHGETHGQHNVSSSQCQNGDQVVQQFGRQFVLKSGQTIEDYSVFFIGHEGATMTNFMMTWNRCSFCSFDPATMTGRTESISINKALMKRYYAIERAKDASVVGILVGTLGVANYLTIIEQLKETIHRAGKKSYMFAMGKLNVAKLANFLEIDIYVLIACPENSLLDSSEFYKPVVTPFEMEVACNKKREWSGEYVTDFRDLLPGGSKHVALANPDDLEDGDETDVSLITGALRMTRFSSSEPVSSSHNSSLVLRNQALTVANANTAATFLAGRSWQGLEQKLGETPVVKALEGRKGIAIAYEEEPTIDRDH, from the exons atgactgaTGCATTCAGCACCAACAGTGAACTGGTTCTTCAGCGCGTGCTGGACGTAACAGCAGAGAAGGATGTTCACTGTAGGAATCTAGATGAGCATTATCAGATCAAGGCGACATGCCATTTCATCAATGATCATCAGTTCAAAAAG GTTGCCTTGCAATTTCCAGATGAGGTGCTGGTTGATTCAATAGCAATTGCTGCAGAGATTGAGAAGGGAACCAAAGCAAAACTATTCATCCTTGGAGACACGTCCTATGGCAG TTGTTGTGTAGATGAAGTTGCAGCAGAGCATGTGGGCGCAGACTGCATCGTACACTACGGGAGGGCTTGTCTCAGCCCATCCAGAAGACTCCCTCTGATGTACGTCTTTGAGAGGAAACCTGTGGTCCTGGAGACGTGTGTCTCCTCCTTCAGAGAGCTATACCCCAACAGACAGAGTCACGTCATCCTCTTGTACGATGTCAACTATGATCACATTAATG ACGATCTTCTGGCGCTGCTGTCCTCTGAGTATCCGAACATTTCCGCCTCAACCCTTCACGTGGACGGAGAACTTTGCTACAGTCACGGAGAAACACATGGACAACACAATGTCAGCAGTTCTCAGTGTCAAAACGGTGATCAAGTCGTTCAACAGTTCGGAAGGCAGTTTGTCTTGAAATCTGGACAGACCATTGAGGACTACAGTGTGTTTTTTATCGGCCATGAAGGTGCAACCATGACAAACTTCATGATGACTTGGAACCGCTGCTCTTTCTGCTCTTTTGACCCTGCAACAATGACAGGTCGGACTGAGTCGATCAGTATCAACAAAGCTTTGATGAAGCGATATTACGCAATAGAGAGGGCAAAGGATGCCAGTGTGGTGGGCATTCTTGTGGGTACACTTGGCGTGGCAAACTACCTCACCATCATCGAACAGCTGAAAGAAACCATCCACAGAGCAGGGAAAAAGAGCTACATGTTTGCCATGGGGAAACTGAATGTGGCCAAACTGGCTAACTTTCTTGAGATTGACATTTATGTACTGATCGCATGTCCTGAGAACTCTCTGTTGGACTCCAGTGAGTTCTACAAACCGGTCGTGACCCCCTTTGAAATGGAGGTGGCCTGCAACAAGAAAAGGGAATGGTCAGGAGAGTACGTCACAGACTTCCGCGATCTGCTTCCAG GTGGATCTAAGCATGTGGCCTTGGCGAACCCTGACGATCTCGAGGACGGCGATGAGACTGATGTCTCCCTCATCACCGGAGCTTTACGAATGACCCGCTTCTCGTCCAGCGAGCCAGTGTCTTCCTCACACAACTCCTCACTCGTCCTACGGAACCAGGCGCTCACTGTGGCCAATGCTAACACAGCTG CCACGTTCCTGGCGGGTCGTAGCTGGCAGGGACTGGAGCAGAAACTGGGAGAAACACCGGTGGTGAAAGCATTAGAGGGAAGGAAAGGCATTGCCATTGCCTACGAAGAGGAGCCGACGATTGACAGGGACCATTGA